In Arachis stenosperma cultivar V10309 unplaced genomic scaffold, arast.V10309.gnm1.PFL2 arast.V10309.gnm1.Scaffold_100025, whole genome shotgun sequence, a genomic segment contains:
- the LOC130959871 gene encoding uncharacterized protein LOC130959871: protein MKNRGDTIKRLESQVGYLSQQIPKPTDSFPSDSEKNSKGEANKVRWEECKMVTISDEENLEEMNNPSGHLQGGSRAHPDEKDQRSELTQRKQPEEKEVLNPYAPRAPFPQRLKGGGEGKVYSRFLDMFSSLHVNIPFIKALQQIPSYIKCMKELLTKKNSLKGGQTIVMNKECSALIQTELLTKRKDLGSFHIPYAIGETRIDRGLCDLGENINLMPLSLMKKLQINELTPTYVIIQLADKTQRQAMGVIENVLVKVGNYFLPKDFIVLEMEKSHIHPIIMGRPFLATTRALVDVERGELILRIHDEQLTFNVFKPSQVIEQENPKLKDDHNKTPLKETSKETQIGHLKTPRVEKQDSQMLQQPRKTHGELNPQ from the coding sequence ATGAAGAATCGGGGGGACACCATCAAGAGGCTCGAATCTCAAGTAGGATATCTCTCTCAGCAGATCCCTAAGCCCACGGATAGCTTCCCGAGTGACAGTGAGAAAAATTCGAAAGGAGAagcaaataaggtgagatgggaagaatgtaAGATGGTCACTATAAGTGATGAGGAGAATTTGGAAGAAATGAACAATCCATCAGGGCACCTCCAAGGTGGTTCAAGAGCGCATCCAGATGAGAAAGACCAAAGAAGTGAGCTGACACAAAGAAAACAGCCAGAGGAGAAGGAAGTCTTGAACCCTTATGCACCCAGGGCACCATTTCCCCAAAGACTCAAAGGGGGTGGAGAAGGGAAAGTATACTCAAGATTCCTAGATATGTTTTCATCTCTCCATGTTAACATACCATTCATCAAGGCTCTCCAACAAATTCCCTCATACATTAAGTGTATGAAGGAGTTGCTAACCAAGAAGAATTCACTGAAGGGTGGGCAAACGATAGTGATGAATAAGGAGTGCAGTGCCCTCATTCAAACAGAGTTGCTTACGAAAAGGAAGGACCTAGGGAGTTTTCATATTCCCTACGCTATAGGGGAAACAAGGATTGATAGAGGACTCTGTGACCTAGGAGAAAAcatcaacttaatgcccttATCCCTCATGAAGAAGCTCCAAATCAATGAACTGACACCCACATATGTAATCATAcaattggctgacaaaactcaaaggCAAGCAATGGGAGTGATTGAAAACGTGTTGGTGAAGGTTGGGAACTACTTCCTTCCCAAAGATTTTATTGTCCTAGAGATGGAAAAGAGTCACATCCATCCAATCATCATGGGGAGACCGTTCCTAGCCACAACTAGAGCACTTGTAGATGTGGAGCGAGGGGAGCTAATATTGAGGATACATGATGAACAACTTACCTTCAATGTCTTTAAACCCTCACAAGTAATAGAGCAAGAAAACCCTAAACTAAAGGATGATCATAACAAGACACCTCTgaaagaaacaagcaaggaaacACAAATAGGGCATCTGAAAACCCCAAGGGTTGAAAAACAAGATAGTCAGATGCTACAACAGCCAAGGAAAACCCATGGGGAGCTGAACCCACAGTAG